The genomic region GGAGGATTGTCGACTTAAAACATTTTAGATAAActctcaaaagttggtttcatgattGCCATCATATGCGCAATCCAACTTTATAGTTCGTTTGATCTAGGGGCTTAATCTATAACACACATAGATAAAATGCATGAATTGAACATGATGAAGTTTGGCCAAATAAGAATTCTCattaaattaacattatatCAATAAAGATTGTTTTCTATATTAGATTACAAAAACTAAGATATTGACTTGCCACTCACTTATTCCAATAATTTGGGGGTGGTGGGGTGAAGGGAGGCGAAGTGAGGGCAATGGTGGAGGAGGCGGAGGGGGTAGTGGAGATGGAGATGTCGGTGGAGCTTATGAAAAGGAGCGAGGTGGTTGGCCAGCTATTAGCCGATGGGGGTGGGGAAGATAGAGAAAAAAtgtaaagaaattatttttagttgttttattttataaatttaattatacatgtatatacaAATAGAATATGaaacaacaatttaaattaagtaagaTTGGTTTTTAATAAAGTaacaattgatttattatagtaaatatGGATCTTTGATCTCAATCAATTAAGATCCAACAATTTCATATTAAGTATCCGCTATTAGTAAGTGGCAGACTCATCTCTCtgctgatattttcttttaggaatagactttgaggtgtctgactgttgaaaaTTAGTTCTATTAGTGCAATCTGTACATACACATATAGGCTTAATTGCATTTACTATCCTAAGGAGAGGTGGCAAAACAAGGACTCTAGATATAGAGTTGGCAAATAgtaatatacaattaattaaattttgacaattataGGATTCCGCTACCGAAATTGTAAAAGTGGCCAAAATTTATTGGGGTGGACAAAATTATGGCTTTTTACTGACTaggcatattttttttatcttttatcagCCATGAcaactaatatataatataaattcgaaatttatttatacaacttgaccttttaatttgttattttttcgtGTAATTAAGTGCTTATTTTTTGGTAGATAAGAGATAAAAGCAATTATGTCCAGTCAGTAAAAAAACCCCCCAAATAAAAAGTGCTTCATCCCTTCCCCCCCCCCTCATGCTTACGTGGCATGAGTTTTTCTCCACATAAGTGCTTAATACAGTCAACAAAAAAAGCCcataaaaaaatcctaattttgtCCACCTCTACAATTTTTGGCTACTTTTAAAATTCCTTATTTTGCCACCCCCTCtctatatataacaaaaaatgcaattatatatatatatatatatattatcctccctttgatttattttcactCAATGCTATGTAGTAAAAGTTTTATTAGCTTTATACAAGtaatatctttatatataggTCACGCACCTTATGCTCATTCATCATATATGCCTCATTGACTTGTCGTTAATTATATAGTTAtgcatacacatatatatttatatcaattattattattattacttttataattatttttgaagagTGAACTCAAGCGTGAgccatatatatgtatattgtatttatatatcaaaagTTGGGATATGGGTTGCACACttctaattaagaaaaaggcTTGACCAAATCCATAAATAAACTAAGTTGAATGAAAGACCTTGTTCTTGAAAATCCAAATAGTGGGAGAGAGACTAGTCTATTAAAAAGAATCGCTACTTGGCCTTCGCTTGAGCAATGAGAGCTTGTGCGTCGGATACGGTAGGCAGTGCTGGAATAGCTCCTTTCCGAGTGGTAGAAATTGCCCCACATGCATTTGCAAACGTTAAAGCTTCTTTCAACTTTGCCTCATCCTGCAAAAATGTCCAGTTTTGAGAGATTGTACTAATAGCGGATACTTAGAGTTTAtgaatatgttaaaaattttaagaaaatactAAAACATGCAACTAAAACGTTCACCTGCATAATTGATGGGTTTTTGGCAATGGACACCAAGAGTGCCCCAACAAAGGCATCGCCTGCCCCTGTTGTGTCAATTGTCTTCACAGAGAACCCATCAACTTTTCCTTTAAAGCTCTGTTATCATGTACACATATACTAGATGCACTTAATGATACGATAACCATATATTAAACTAGCATATTGCGATGATGGTAATTGATTGACCGATCAAATTAAgtgtatatgtattatatacatgtatgaCATTATGAAACActcaaaaagtaaaagtaaaattcaatatatgcaTGCATGCCTTGGTAAAATATCTGCAGCCCTTCCCTCCATCAGTAATAACAAGAAGCTTGAGCTGATCATGCCACAGGGACATCACGGCATCTTCCTTTTGAGGATCTTTCTGTGTGAGGAATTCAACCTCATCATCGCTAACCTGTGAATCATACAGGCAAGATCCAATATTGGTCCTGagaatacataattatttgttaaaagtttaaacaattaggtaaaataatatcatttaacATAATATCTTAATATGCCTCTGTCATGATGATGGGGTTTGAGTCTAAAACCTCATTTTTGGCCTAACTTTAATAACAAGTTAACCGACCACTTCATCTAAACATTAAATTGTTAGAagtgaattatttaatataataacatttatCTCAACCTAGtatttttaattgcttttaaGATTGTGTTAGaattatgtgtatgtgtataatttgctggcaattaaattgaaatgcGTCCAGTACGTGACCTTGATGAAATCTGCTTTGTTCCAAATGCTCTTGATTCCATCCCTAGCGGCTTGTGCGGAAGGCCAGAGAGGCAAGCGAACGTTGGGATCATAAGAGAGCAAAGCGCCAGCTTCCTTGGCATCTTTCATGGCAGCCATGTGAGCGGACCTGCATGGCTCAGATATGAGGCTTATGGATCCATAGTGAAAGATGCTGGCCTGCTTTATCATTTTGATGTCCAGCTCTGATTCCTTCAGCAACATGTCTGCGCTAGGGTTCCTATAAAACATGAACTCCCTGTCTCCGTTGTGCTTTAATGTCACGAATGCAAGCGCTGTTCTAGCTTGCTGATCGAAACGCACTCCCTCGCTATTAACtccatttttcttcaagatGTCTACCAGCATCCGCCCAAACTCGTCTTCCCCGACCTGCATGGGTTGTTGACCaatcaaaaaattcttttcttcaagAGTAATCTTTATCAAGTCGATAGGTTAAGCAAACAGATATCGACACTTGCAGCAAATCTCTTTTAGTTTTGATTGTTGCTGAAACTATGTGAAACTGCATATGATGAATATATAGTGAAAAGAAGtaacaattaatcattttGATCTGACTTGAAACTAGGCGGCTATGATTCATGTGTTTAATTTTAGGCGAcgcatataaaaattacataatctattttatttaatttataaagattttgtgtatatattaaatggaatTAGAAAtacaataactaaaatttaaaatgaaaaaaaaaatagaaagaaaataaatgttttgGACCTTCCCGATAAAAGCAGAACTACCGCTAAGTTTGGTAATAGCACAAGCCACGTTGGCGGGTGCGCCGCCTGGGGCTTTAAGAAATCCATGAGATTCAGCCAATGACACTCCGGCGGTATCAGGCACAAAATCGATCAGCATCTCGCCAAAGCACACTATCAATGATTTGGTTGTCATCTCTCTGTGTAAAGAACGGAGATGATAACAGAGGAAAACCTATACAATATCCTATGCTATATAAATGTAATGCTTGCTCGAGTATATATAGTTAGGGTCCGCTGGTCCATGGAAGAGTCGGTGTTTAGATAGAATGGTCAATGGTCAAACAGATCCAATCCCATTTTTCACTCAATGTACTTCGGATACACGGAGATTCAGTTGAAACAACCATCTTAGGTAAAAgcacttattattttttttattttctaatgaaAGTAATAGAAAACTCCAAAAGTATAATTACCCATCCTTGCATCTCCatgagtatataaaaaaatggtgcgagatgaagagaaaaataaaatttatggaaAGAAACAATCATGGTGTGAGGAGATGAGAAAGGAACAAATCAAAAGAAgtatgatttattaaaattatggaagtttgtgaggaaaaaaaatacgaaGAAGTAAGATGAgcgaaaaaattatcattatgtGATTATTAAAAGCTAGTGAAAATTACTCTTCCgaccaattttttcatttgaaggaaagaaataaatggcaaaatatcacttttggtcccactagatagggcccttctcacttttggttccACGCTTTATGTgtttaacacctttagtcccaaaaccccATTTTTTTAACAGTAATAGTCATGTTCCGTTAATAACTAACGAAAACGGCATGTGACTTGTTAGTCAACTAGCAGTTAGCGAAGAAAACATACTACTATGCTTGTGTTCAGTTTTTGGAGGGAAATAAAAGTGccaaaaacatatttttttgctatttatatatctaaataacccacaaacaccacacaatatttttatctttttctcatAGGCCAAAAGATgtcacaaacatctcaaaattcttcaaatattgaatgataTTGTCATAAAGTTGCTCATTTGAAGACTTCGTGGACAAGTGACAATCATTgaatttaagtatattttctgttttttttgcaattgattgcttttgtgcaattttagtttctgTTTTTATACTTTCAGGATTTATGCTTACACATTTAAACATAACATAAACTGCAATTACTTGCAAAAAAGGCATATCCATTAGTCattttacacataattgaCCATTACTAAAAGATCATCTAGTTTTTATAAGAACATCAGATAATGCATAATAACCTAATTGTTCAAACTACCAACATAcataacaacaacaaaaaaatccaaccattacagaaatcaaaatttaatttcttcgacgcaatttttgaatttcttcttcttgcaaATTCAATCGGCGCAACAAGTTGGGAATTATTATAGTAGCTCTTACGCATATTGGTGGATAAAACCACATAAAAAATCCACATCCACCTCTACCTCTCCTTGAAGAACAAGTATAAAACCTTCTACCTGGCTTGTCACTTGTCCACGAGGTATTCAAATGAGCAGCTTTGTGACAATagcattcaatatttgaaaaattttaagatatttttgtgacatcttttggcatatgaaaaaaagataaaaatattgtgtggtgtttgtgggttatttatatatataagcaaaaaaatgtgtttttgaCGCCTTTATTTCCCTCCAAAAACTAAACACAAGCATAGTAGTCTGTTTTCTTCGCCAGTTGCCAgctgactaacggcacgtgagtcacgtgccgtttccgTTAGTTGTTAAAGGAGCAGGACCATTACTGTTAAAAAATAGGGTTTTGGGGTTAAAGGTGTTAAACACGTAAaatgtgggactaaaagtgagaaagaccctatctagtgggactaAACATGATATTTTgccgaaataaattaaaggataatttaaatattcaaaaattagtataataaaagaattttctcTCATATAAGTATAGATTATCAACAAgcatttgtaaaataattttatatcatgAGAGTAGAACACATTTCATTACCTTGAACtatgtattaataaaactatcggataaaatacaatttatttccttgtgattattgaaatagttaaaaaacaaCCCTTAAAAAAGAAGTAGCTAAAAATTCCACAGTTTGCAAA from Sesamum indicum cultivar Zhongzhi No. 13 linkage group LG3, S_indicum_v1.0, whole genome shotgun sequence harbors:
- the LOC105159571 gene encoding probable fructokinase-5, with translation MTTKSLIVCFGEMLIDFVPDTAGVSLAESHGFLKAPGGAPANVACAITKLSGSSAFIGKVGEDEFGRMLVDILKKNGVNSEGVRFDQQARTALAFVTLKHNGDREFMFYRNPSADMLLKESELDIKMIKQASIFHYGSISLISEPCRSAHMAAMKDAKEAGALLSYDPNVRLPLWPSAQAARDGIKSIWNKADFIKVSDDEVEFLTQKDPQKEDAVMSLWHDQLKLLVITDGGKGCRYFTKACIFKGKVDGFSVKTIDTTGAGDAFVGALLVSIAKNPSIMQDEAKLKEALTFANACGAISTTRKGAIPALPTVSDAQALIAQAKAK